In Enterobacter pseudoroggenkampii, one genomic interval encodes:
- the dpdK gene encoding phospholipase D-like domain-containing protein DpdK → MTTKANQRQIFLHGATGQRVLREVLSAQLVGLILQPEPIWLVSPWVSNFMLLDNRAGSWDSIEPAWGGREVDFIELLASAINNGAQLSLVTRDLPQNRSFMKGLENRLNSHAEYRLEIRDQLHTKGLLTSHFFLKGSMNFTWSGVNRNEEYVELSCDPHMIGEAITAFESQYHFSGSQEAF, encoded by the coding sequence ATGACAACGAAAGCCAACCAGCGCCAGATTTTCCTCCACGGCGCGACCGGGCAGCGAGTCCTTAGAGAGGTGCTGAGCGCGCAGCTGGTGGGATTGATTCTGCAGCCTGAACCTATCTGGCTGGTATCTCCCTGGGTAAGCAACTTTATGCTATTGGATAATCGCGCCGGAAGCTGGGACAGCATTGAGCCGGCCTGGGGAGGGCGCGAGGTCGACTTTATAGAGTTGCTGGCCAGCGCCATCAACAACGGGGCGCAACTGTCGTTGGTGACGCGCGATTTACCGCAAAACCGCAGCTTTATGAAAGGGCTGGAGAATCGGCTCAATAGCCATGCGGAATACCGTCTGGAAATACGCGATCAACTGCATACCAAAGGGTTGTTAACGTCGCATTTCTTCCTGAAGGGCTCCATGAATTTTACGTGGAGCGGTGTCAATCGAAACGAAGAGTATGTCGAACTGAGCTGCGATCCGCATATGATCGGCGAGGCGATAACGGCATTCGAAAGTCAGTACCATTTTAGTGGATCACAGGAAGCGTTCTGA
- the dpdJ gene encoding protein DpdJ, whose protein sequence is MAEVELSLLHRVLDALEEQENVLLVWGDTGGFFNLEELLEIIARIAPDDDPEEVLEGLLDTGMLIQVPHISGRPVWRTRMGETVHLLRNLRQWMPNKSLEESKTLVSDYRFIRRPRSYPQRVAEPEALIADWKMRLKLSPSMCEIMRQALASAKPFRLAKFQARSTERIIQHWRMHQGNSKTASATIVCAGTGSGKTLSFYLPALTSLADEICRNSARKVRILAIYPRTELLKDQFAETFAQCRKLDGYMQANAGRKIRIAAFFGDTPVKAEWSRKDVKGKSGLPFGLMKCQQPHPQDPQQQCGGTLEWRRDDIFSLHEVLTCTQCHHQLDDSEILLTRSTQQAKGNGPDILFTTTEMLNLQMNSDWSNHLFGVGEGQGPTLVLLDEVHTYSGTTGAQTALLLRRWMQRTDCLPHFVGLSATLADAQHFFANLVGAPEEEVALIEPEPDDMIEEGAEYLLALRGDPVSETALLSTTIQATMLMSRMLDCDADKSRGTWGTKTFIFTDTLDGNNRLYHDLSDAEGWETTIPPRIDHAPLAALRNPYDFRSDERTKIELGQNWKAAMDIGHDLSQNKVISRTSSQDAGVNAQADVVVATSSLEVGYNDPLVGAVLQHKAPNDVASYLQRKGRAGRPRGMRPWMLVVLSEFGRDRVAFQRYEGLMNPEIKRQGLPLGNQHVQKMQAAMATLDWISKTGSFKDVCGMLRKPERDSQKFKRYYTPLITLIEEVLKGGRKQNELIRYLQDALQLPENAIQSILWSPPRSIMLEFLPTILRNLKSHWAVNGVEWAALRAPQADDDGEQYKTTSPAPEFIPQNLFSELNLPELDIRLMRGRDNVEQWETLSFWQGMREFAPGRLSKRYAIRSNSSTDWLVPETYVPVATDGRQYVDFPVAEAFGDSYQEECTVEHHGKMITIIKPMKVLTTRADIRKLTDKSNAQLQWALSLINPHVAHPDGVPKGAWKGTLSDVTFFNHQHMTPLELVRFSTASQASIRFQNRDRAHVEFSWVKEGEKVGVGSRQWVDAMRLRFRLPNENVLSLLQQDDILRGLRPVYFQHTVRQFPEFEFDSFKADWVIECFMTLLAETLAAGSSASVVSALRVMGTAQGMERLVDIPASLFQPDANNANGGDQALQLNLRELLIRPEIQQLLLDCADALWKPVDELEGFVDWARQVLADTLAAGVQQTLSTHLPDVDERAVVTDSLWSKDSRTGEEILEIWLCEIESGGSGILIRLQQKWAEDPVTFLNVLVRNLSASDYEQIDYDLRMVLALLQTDETLRQAVRDVREASNMDARREANKNLHLQLSRRGFRLSHSFTTVLYSRLLRAGSGDDTDDQLHQLLTEWTSLEALSGVEFTLNTMAHALAVKARGADSEAAVIFGLQCRNQNLLWPRGYTIRQAELGFYNMFCSRAVVTERLLAGALFSERIEKLSLVRPDWLALLHVALRKNGRAELILPREQLSQLHQVITTVQLEAVDHLGLLLYPRLGEVRREQDQLILRIELAEMVQ, encoded by the coding sequence ATGGCGGAAGTCGAACTATCTCTACTGCATCGCGTGCTGGATGCGCTGGAAGAGCAGGAAAATGTGCTGCTGGTATGGGGTGATACCGGCGGTTTTTTTAATCTCGAGGAACTGCTGGAGATTATTGCTCGGATAGCGCCTGATGACGATCCTGAAGAGGTGCTGGAGGGGTTGCTGGATACCGGGATGCTAATCCAGGTGCCCCATATTAGTGGTCGGCCGGTCTGGCGCACCCGCATGGGGGAAACGGTACATCTGCTGCGTAACCTACGTCAGTGGATGCCCAATAAGTCGCTGGAAGAGAGTAAAACGCTGGTCTCTGATTATCGCTTTATTCGCCGTCCGCGTAGCTATCCGCAGCGCGTTGCTGAACCGGAAGCATTGATCGCTGACTGGAAGATGCGGCTGAAACTGAGCCCGAGTATGTGCGAGATCATGCGGCAGGCGCTGGCATCCGCGAAGCCGTTTCGGCTGGCGAAGTTCCAAGCACGCTCAACTGAGCGCATCATCCAGCACTGGCGCATGCATCAGGGCAACAGCAAAACCGCCAGTGCGACCATCGTCTGTGCCGGTACGGGGAGTGGTAAAACCCTGTCGTTCTATCTTCCTGCACTCACCAGCCTTGCGGATGAGATCTGCCGTAATTCTGCGCGCAAGGTGCGTATTCTGGCGATCTACCCGCGCACAGAGTTGCTTAAAGATCAGTTCGCTGAGACGTTTGCCCAGTGCCGTAAGCTGGATGGATACATGCAGGCCAATGCGGGGCGCAAAATCCGTATTGCCGCATTCTTCGGCGATACGCCAGTAAAGGCGGAGTGGAGTAGAAAAGACGTCAAAGGCAAATCAGGCCTGCCCTTCGGGCTGATGAAATGCCAGCAGCCCCATCCGCAAGACCCGCAGCAGCAATGCGGTGGCACACTGGAATGGCGACGCGATGATATCTTCTCTCTTCATGAAGTGCTGACCTGTACCCAGTGCCATCATCAACTGGATGACAGCGAGATCCTGCTCACTCGCAGTACCCAACAGGCCAAAGGCAACGGGCCAGATATTCTGTTTACCACCACGGAAATGCTCAACCTTCAGATGAACTCCGACTGGAGCAACCATCTGTTTGGCGTGGGGGAAGGTCAAGGGCCGACGCTAGTCCTGCTGGATGAAGTTCATACCTACAGCGGTACGACCGGAGCGCAAACGGCGCTTTTGTTGCGCCGCTGGATGCAGCGTACGGACTGCCTGCCGCACTTCGTGGGGCTATCCGCTACCCTGGCGGATGCTCAGCATTTCTTCGCGAATCTGGTGGGGGCTCCCGAAGAAGAGGTGGCCCTTATTGAACCCGAACCGGATGACATGATCGAAGAGGGGGCCGAGTACCTGCTGGCGCTGCGCGGTGATCCGGTATCTGAGACGGCGTTACTGTCTACCACCATTCAGGCCACGATGCTGATGTCCCGCATGCTGGACTGCGATGCGGATAAATCCAGAGGTACGTGGGGCACGAAAACCTTTATTTTTACCGATACCCTCGACGGTAATAACCGCCTCTATCACGACCTCAGCGATGCGGAAGGCTGGGAAACGACGATCCCTCCACGTATCGATCACGCCCCGCTGGCGGCGCTGCGTAACCCGTACGATTTCAGAAGCGATGAACGTACAAAGATCGAACTGGGCCAGAACTGGAAAGCGGCGATGGATATCGGCCATGATCTCTCTCAGAACAAGGTGATTTCACGCACGTCAAGCCAGGATGCCGGGGTCAATGCGCAGGCGGATGTCGTGGTTGCCACTTCATCGCTGGAAGTGGGGTATAACGATCCTCTGGTCGGTGCCGTTTTGCAGCATAAGGCGCCGAACGATGTAGCCTCTTATCTGCAGCGTAAAGGGCGTGCCGGTCGCCCTCGCGGTATGCGTCCGTGGATGCTGGTGGTGCTATCTGAATTTGGCCGCGACCGGGTCGCATTCCAGCGCTACGAAGGGTTGATGAACCCTGAGATCAAACGCCAGGGGCTGCCGCTGGGTAACCAACATGTACAGAAGATGCAGGCAGCGATGGCGACGCTCGACTGGATTAGCAAGACCGGGTCATTCAAGGATGTCTGCGGCATGCTCAGGAAACCGGAGCGCGATTCGCAGAAATTTAAACGTTATTACACCCCGCTGATTACCCTGATTGAAGAGGTGCTAAAGGGGGGCAGAAAGCAGAATGAACTGATTCGCTATCTACAGGATGCGCTGCAACTGCCCGAAAATGCCATTCAGAGCATTCTCTGGAGCCCGCCGCGTTCGATTATGCTGGAGTTTCTACCAACCATTTTACGCAACCTGAAGTCACACTGGGCGGTGAATGGCGTTGAGTGGGCGGCCCTGCGCGCACCACAGGCTGATGACGACGGTGAGCAGTATAAAACGACCTCTCCCGCACCGGAATTTATTCCGCAAAACCTGTTTAGTGAACTGAATCTGCCGGAATTGGATATTCGTCTGATGCGCGGCCGCGATAATGTAGAACAGTGGGAAACGCTCTCTTTCTGGCAAGGAATGCGAGAGTTTGCCCCAGGACGACTGTCAAAGCGGTATGCGATTAGATCAAACAGCAGTACCGACTGGCTGGTACCTGAAACCTACGTGCCGGTGGCGACCGATGGCCGTCAGTACGTTGATTTTCCGGTAGCGGAGGCATTTGGCGACAGCTATCAGGAAGAGTGTACGGTGGAACACCATGGAAAGATGATCACGATCATTAAACCCATGAAGGTGCTGACGACACGTGCGGATATCCGCAAACTGACGGATAAAAGTAACGCTCAGTTGCAGTGGGCGTTGAGCTTAATCAACCCCCATGTTGCCCATCCGGATGGGGTACCAAAAGGTGCCTGGAAAGGCACGCTCTCTGACGTTACCTTTTTCAACCATCAGCATATGACTCCGCTGGAGCTCGTGCGTTTTTCAACGGCATCGCAGGCATCGATACGCTTCCAGAATCGTGATCGGGCCCACGTTGAATTTAGCTGGGTGAAAGAGGGGGAAAAGGTCGGAGTAGGCAGTCGACAGTGGGTCGACGCCATGCGCCTGCGTTTTCGCCTCCCGAATGAAAATGTCCTGAGCTTGCTACAGCAAGACGATATTCTGCGTGGCCTGCGGCCGGTTTATTTCCAGCATACAGTCAGACAATTTCCGGAATTTGAGTTCGACAGTTTTAAAGCTGATTGGGTGATTGAATGCTTTATGACGCTGTTGGCCGAAACGCTGGCGGCGGGAAGCAGTGCCTCCGTTGTCTCAGCGCTGCGAGTCATGGGGACAGCGCAAGGGATGGAGAGGCTCGTTGATATTCCTGCGAGCCTGTTCCAGCCTGATGCCAACAACGCCAACGGTGGCGATCAGGCGCTGCAGCTTAACTTACGTGAACTGCTGATTCGTCCGGAGATCCAACAGTTGCTGCTCGATTGCGCCGATGCGCTATGGAAGCCGGTAGACGAGCTTGAGGGCTTTGTTGACTGGGCGCGCCAGGTGCTGGCGGATACTCTGGCAGCTGGTGTCCAACAGACGTTGAGCACACACCTTCCGGACGTTGATGAACGCGCGGTGGTGACCGATTCCCTCTGGTCGAAAGATTCTCGAACCGGGGAAGAAATACTGGAAATCTGGCTCTGTGAAATTGAATCAGGTGGCAGTGGGATCCTGATCAGGCTGCAGCAAAAATGGGCGGAAGATCCCGTCACCTTCCTGAATGTATTGGTGCGAAATCTTTCTGCCAGTGACTATGAGCAGATCGATTATGACCTGCGCATGGTGCTGGCGCTGCTTCAAACCGATGAGACGTTGCGCCAGGCCGTAAGGGACGTGCGCGAGGCCAGTAATATGGACGCGCGTCGAGAGGCGAATAAAAATCTGCATCTGCAGCTTTCACGCCGCGGTTTTCGCCTGTCCCATAGCTTCACTACGGTACTGTATTCGCGTCTGCTGCGAGCTGGCAGCGGGGATGACACTGATGACCAGCTTCACCAGCTGCTGACGGAGTGGACCTCGCTTGAGGCGCTGTCTGGCGTTGAGTTTACGCTGAATACGATGGCGCACGCGCTGGCCGTTAAGGCCCGAGGGGCGGATTCAGAAGCGGCGGTTATCTTTGGCTTGCAGTGCCGGAATCAGAATTTACTATGGCCGCGTGGGTACACGATTCGTCAGGCTGAGCTTGGTTTCTATAATATGTTCTGCTCGCGTGCCGTGGTGACTGAACGCCTGTTGGCGGGGGCGCTGTTCAGCGAGCGCATTGAAAAACTGTCTCTCGTTCGGCCCGACTGGTTAGCATTGTTACATGTCGCGCTGCGTAAAAACGGGCGTGCAGAGCTGATTCTGCCTCGAGAGCAGCTTAGCCAGCTCCATCAAGTGATAACGACGGTGCAGCTTGAAGCCGTTGATCATCTGGGCCTTTTGCTGTATCCGCGCTTGGGTGAGGTCCGACGTGAGCAGGATCAGTTGATATTACGTATTGAACTCGCGGAGATGGTGCAATGA
- the dpdI gene encoding protein DpdI, whose product MMTTLKTQLAGLREQYQLKEQLQSMQDVYEQYRTIRDRLLDVAEPLQKACAQLKVLKTLPELQEQLDFQENAAAFFGVRAELQALTASFKDSGERIEQNGLGELLVRLSGVHDRISEKVVQAWAAFVAELEARAVLAPVFLEQQKTLGNTMAYTSYRNALDNFNRQKTSAPDSQAVVKKLQGYCDEMVELKKGMEFNAPDDVLRFFDALDKQHQASLALLTPEVLSWLKEKALLQSFNVTRKRMM is encoded by the coding sequence ATGATGACAACGCTTAAGACACAGCTTGCCGGATTACGGGAGCAGTACCAGTTAAAAGAGCAGCTGCAATCCATGCAGGATGTCTACGAACAGTACCGGACGATCCGCGATAGGTTGCTGGATGTCGCCGAGCCGCTGCAAAAAGCCTGCGCTCAGCTGAAGGTACTGAAAACACTGCCAGAATTGCAGGAGCAGCTCGATTTCCAGGAAAATGCCGCCGCATTTTTTGGTGTGCGGGCTGAACTGCAGGCCTTGACCGCAAGCTTCAAAGACAGCGGAGAGCGCATCGAACAGAACGGTCTGGGCGAACTGCTGGTCCGCCTGTCGGGCGTGCATGATCGTATCAGCGAGAAAGTCGTGCAGGCCTGGGCGGCGTTTGTGGCAGAACTGGAAGCGCGCGCGGTGCTCGCGCCCGTCTTTCTTGAGCAGCAGAAAACGCTCGGCAACACCATGGCGTACACCAGCTACCGTAACGCCCTTGATAACTTTAATCGCCAGAAGACCAGCGCGCCGGATAGCCAGGCGGTTGTCAAAAAGCTACAGGGGTACTGCGACGAGATGGTTGAACTGAAAAAGGGGATGGAATTCAACGCTCCTGATGATGTTCTGCGATTCTTCGATGCTCTCGATAAACAACATCAGGCCTCACTGGCGCTGCTGACGCCAGAGGTGCTGTCCTGGCTAAAAGAAAAAGCGCTGCTCCAGTCCTTCAACGTTACCCGTAAGAGAATGATGTGA
- the dpdH gene encoding protein DpdH, whose amino-acid sequence MMEYWPSSQNIIDCIRTEAEELAEHTLLAVHQPVRLLRMDKDGNRQGYGKEEDLLNHFLATPRPIPIVGKAGVGKSHIIRWLDAKLRLRPEYKNNQWHIVRIPKSASLREVLTLMLKGLEGQIFDEAREDINKVSEKRTPREIAEWLLMLMGQELRNLHERNKLDMEALKKRMQGCSPEQQHMMKPEAIRLQKINVHAEDKALATLINDTYFKQFLLKDEHCLFRLASRLTNGANSNDLDEGEQQLQASDLDFSFNINDLSLPARQYIQKSRLNTHEDGRKDASEILNLVLGKATQALFNQLFNFRGRSFSDLFTQIREALHEKQMTLMVLVEDMSLITAIEDVLIDSLEREGIRDGKAVLCPVCSAIAVTDGYQGYARRRQGMLDRAKGEWVIEEVGGGREETRQRIVDFCGRYINAARFGSEALLQRWESTEDKSHWPPDWEATADGDEMVEVFGRSSQGFSLFPFNARAIHALAESFCRDDRNELKFNPRQIINQLLLRVLQHCRRDAEEEHFPPARLADIAAPAGLRSWLFRQGLVDVERAESVVALWGYPANSGSTLSSALPPDVARTFDFADLAQVLENTKSEPVGETPSEPPSIHSQEVKEDVKKKKVVNEKPTPAPQAVPEDKDTLAIRELDAAVGDWMLKGVKLDRDSARFIRAALAYFFEKRVVFSWAGTSTRPTLYAGNTGFVNIELPEAQGNRGVHVVKFIPQSEYEKRSVILTDAAMALARFGYYRETKGKTEDWSYPQGKEDYLVIQSFCDRWVSYALAELVKHKRNDLPLLLGEHLKLARSLGMKTSGGVTEMLGRLLQKSAALKKQFRTGLTPSIIELRKDALARWDEAQANWLSLVALNDHALEGDVLHTALQTAMKAKPDGSLASVVKKSLSEIRSEVGAAELFADCKNADDFADLISGMTQQVKSLADSGDYPADMTPDSLTLMESLTGLTEGGVWLTITKLRGITQSEDTQRQWQSLCELDGALITRLMIAMQYWQLMYKRVSGAIAAYNNSHGGHRINECRAQIDTTLQELDLVLEELQQAAGKHDDNA is encoded by the coding sequence GCAAATCGCATATCATTCGCTGGCTCGATGCCAAGCTGCGCCTGCGCCCGGAATATAAAAATAACCAATGGCATATCGTGCGTATTCCCAAAAGCGCCAGCCTGCGCGAAGTACTGACGCTGATGCTCAAAGGGCTGGAAGGGCAGATTTTTGATGAAGCCCGGGAAGACATCAACAAAGTGTCAGAAAAGCGTACGCCTCGCGAGATTGCCGAGTGGCTGTTGATGCTGATGGGCCAGGAGTTGCGTAACCTCCATGAGCGCAACAAGCTGGATATGGAAGCGCTCAAAAAACGGATGCAAGGTTGTTCGCCTGAGCAGCAGCATATGATGAAGCCGGAAGCGATCCGCCTGCAAAAAATCAACGTGCATGCGGAAGATAAAGCGCTGGCGACGCTGATCAACGACACCTATTTCAAACAGTTTTTGCTAAAAGACGAGCACTGCCTTTTCCGTCTGGCCAGCCGCCTGACCAATGGTGCAAACAGCAACGATCTGGACGAAGGGGAGCAGCAGCTTCAGGCCAGCGATCTGGACTTCAGCTTTAACATCAATGACCTCAGCTTACCGGCGCGTCAGTACATCCAGAAAAGCCGCCTCAACACCCATGAGGATGGGCGTAAAGATGCTTCGGAGATCCTGAATCTGGTACTGGGAAAAGCGACACAGGCGCTGTTCAACCAACTCTTCAACTTCCGGGGACGCAGCTTTTCCGATCTGTTCACCCAAATCCGTGAAGCGCTGCATGAAAAGCAGATGACGCTGATGGTGTTGGTTGAGGACATGTCGCTGATCACGGCCATTGAAGATGTGCTGATCGACAGCCTTGAGAGGGAAGGTATCCGTGACGGTAAAGCGGTGCTCTGCCCGGTGTGCTCCGCGATTGCGGTCACCGATGGTTATCAGGGCTATGCTCGTCGTCGTCAGGGGATGCTGGACCGCGCGAAAGGCGAGTGGGTGATTGAAGAAGTGGGGGGCGGTCGCGAAGAGACCCGGCAGCGTATCGTCGATTTTTGCGGCCGCTATATCAACGCCGCCCGTTTTGGCAGCGAGGCCTTACTGCAGCGTTGGGAAAGTACCGAGGATAAATCGCACTGGCCGCCAGACTGGGAAGCAACCGCTGATGGCGATGAAATGGTTGAAGTTTTTGGCCGCAGTAGCCAGGGGTTCTCGCTGTTTCCCTTCAATGCTCGCGCGATTCACGCGCTGGCGGAAAGCTTCTGCCGCGACGATCGCAATGAGTTGAAATTCAATCCCCGTCAGATCATTAACCAGTTGCTGCTGCGGGTGCTGCAGCATTGCCGTCGTGACGCCGAAGAGGAGCACTTCCCGCCGGCACGTCTGGCCGATATTGCAGCTCCGGCGGGACTGCGTAGTTGGCTGTTCCGTCAGGGGTTGGTGGACGTTGAACGCGCGGAGTCCGTGGTAGCGCTGTGGGGATATCCGGCGAATTCCGGATCGACCCTGAGCAGCGCGCTGCCGCCTGATGTCGCCCGTACTTTTGATTTCGCTGATCTGGCTCAGGTGTTGGAAAACACCAAGAGTGAGCCCGTTGGGGAAACTCCGTCTGAACCACCAAGCATCCATAGCCAAGAAGTTAAAGAAGACGTTAAGAAAAAGAAAGTCGTCAACGAGAAGCCGACCCCCGCGCCACAAGCGGTGCCCGAGGATAAAGACACGCTGGCGATCAGAGAACTGGATGCCGCCGTGGGCGACTGGATGCTCAAAGGGGTCAAGCTGGATCGCGATTCTGCGCGCTTTATCCGCGCAGCTTTAGCTTATTTCTTTGAAAAGCGGGTCGTTTTTTCCTGGGCGGGGACAAGTACACGACCAACGCTGTATGCCGGTAATACGGGGTTTGTGAATATTGAACTGCCTGAAGCACAGGGTAACCGTGGCGTACACGTTGTGAAATTTATTCCACAATCGGAATACGAAAAGCGTTCCGTGATCCTGACGGATGCCGCAATGGCGCTGGCCCGCTTTGGCTACTATCGGGAAACGAAGGGAAAAACCGAAGATTGGAGCTATCCGCAGGGTAAAGAGGACTATCTGGTTATCCAGAGCTTCTGCGATCGCTGGGTTAGCTATGCGCTGGCGGAGTTGGTTAAACATAAGCGCAACGATCTGCCGCTGCTGCTGGGCGAACACCTTAAGCTCGCTCGCTCGCTGGGCATGAAAACCAGCGGTGGGGTGACTGAGATGCTGGGGCGACTGCTGCAAAAAAGCGCCGCGCTGAAAAAACAGTTCCGCACCGGCCTGACGCCATCGATTATCGAACTCCGTAAGGACGCCCTCGCGCGCTGGGATGAAGCTCAGGCTAACTGGTTGTCGCTGGTGGCGCTAAACGATCATGCGCTGGAAGGCGATGTGTTGCACACCGCACTGCAAACGGCGATGAAAGCGAAACCGGACGGCAGCCTGGCGTCGGTTGTGAAAAAATCACTGTCTGAAATTCGTTCGGAGGTGGGCGCGGCCGAGCTATTCGCGGACTGTAAAAATGCGGATGATTTTGCTGACCTCATCAGCGGTATGACCCAGCAAGTGAAGTCGCTGGCGGACAGCGGTGACTATCCCGCTGATATGACGCCTGACAGCCTCACTCTGATGGAATCTCTTACCGGGCTCACCGAAGGCGGCGTATGGCTGACCATTACTAAATTGCGAGGCATTACGCAATCGGAAGATACGCAACGTCAATGGCAGTCACTTTGTGAACTGGACGGTGCCTTAATTACCCGGCTAATGATCGCGATGCAGTACTGGCAACTGATGTATAAACGGGTATCTGGCGCGATCGCCGCCTACAACAATAGCCACGGCGGGCACCGGATTAACGAATGTCGGGCTCAGATTGACACCACGCTGCAGGAACTCGATCTGGTTCTGGAGGAGTTGCAGCAGGCCGCAGGGAAACATGATGACAACGCTTAA